A single genomic interval of Antechinus flavipes isolate AdamAnt ecotype Samford, QLD, Australia chromosome 1, AdamAnt_v2, whole genome shotgun sequence harbors:
- the RPL37 gene encoding 60S ribosomal protein L37, with protein sequence MTKGTSSFGKRRNKTHTLCRRCGSKAYHLQKSTCGKCGYPAKRKRKYNWSAKAKRRNTTGTGRMRHLKIVYRRFRNGFREGTTPKPKRAAVAASSSS encoded by the exons ATG ACTAAGGGAACATCTTCGTTTGGTAAGCGCCGGAATAAGACGCACACTTTGTGCCGTCGATGTGGTTCTAAGGCATACCATCTTCAGAAGTCAACATGTGGCAAATGTGGATATCCTGCTAAACGCAAAAGAAAGT ATAATTGGAGTGCAAAGGCTAAGCGACGAAACACCACTGGTACTGGTCGAATGAGGCACCTAAAGATTGTCTATCGCCGATTCAG GAATGGATTCCGTGAAGGAACAACACCTAAGCCCAAGAGAGCAGCTGTTGCAGCATCTAGTTCATCTTAA